GGCGGGCGACATCCAGGCCGACGTCTTCCTCGCCGCCGACGCGCCCACGTTCGAGGGCTACGCCGCCGACGACCTGCTCCTGGAGTACACGCCGGCCCACATCGACGCAATCAACCCCGACGTGGTCGACCCCGAGGGCTTCTACGTGGGCACCCGCATCATCCCGACGATCATCGCCTACAACACGAGCATCATCAGCGAGGCGCCCGAGTCGTGGCAGTCGCTCACCGACCCGACCTACGCCGACCAGATCGTCATGCCCAACCCCGACGTGTCGGGCGCGGCCGCGTTCAACGCCTCGGTGTGGCTGAACACCCCCGAGCTGGGCGAGCAGTGGCTCGAGGACCTCGCCGCCAACAACCCGGTGATCGCCGACAGCAACGGCCCCGTGTCGCAGGCGGTCGCCACGGGCGCGCAGCCGGTCGGCATCGTCGTGGACTACCTGATCCGCGAGCTCGCCGAGCAGGGATCGCCGGTCGCGGTGGCCTACCCGAGCGAGGGCGTGCCCTACGTCTCCCAGCCCGTCGGCATCTTCGCCGACACCGACGAGCCCGAGGCGTCGAAGCTCTTCGTCGACTTCCTCGTGAGCGAGGAGGGCCAGAAGCTGGCCGTCGAGCAGTCGTACCTGCCCGTCCGCAACGACGTGGGCACCCCCGAGGGCGCCCCGTCGATGGACGACATCGCGATCCTGCCGCAGGACCTCGAGCAGATCGGCAGCACGCAGGACGCCGCCGTCGAGCTGTTCCGCAGCCTCTTCCTCTGAGTTGAGCGCTGCTCCCCGCGTCGCCGCGGGCTCGGTCACGCACCGGGCCCGCGGCCTCGCCGTGCGCCGCTTCGACGGCGTCGACGCCCTGACGATCGCGCTGTGGGCGGCGTGCGGCGCGTTCGTGCTCCTGCCGATCGCCGCGATCCTGCGCCTCGCGGGCGACGGCCGTCAGCTGGCCGTGCTGCTGCAGGGCGACGTGCTCGAGGCCGCCGGCAACAGCTTCGTCTCCGCGACCGTCTCGGCGCTGCTGTCGGTCGCCGTCGGCACGGTATTCTCGCTGCTGCTGGACCGCACCGATCTGCCCGGTCGCACGGCGCTGCGCTTGCTCGCGCTCAGCCCGATGCTCATGCCGCCGTTCGTCGGCGCCATCGCGTGGCTCGGGATCCTCGGCCCGACCAGCCCGATCAACCTCTGGTGGCGCGAGCGCTTCGGCACCCCGCTGTGGTCGCTCTACGGCGGCGATGGCGTGATCATGCTGCTCACGGTGCACAGCTACCCGATCGCGATGCTCATCGTCTCGGCGGCGCTGCGGCGCATCCCGTCCGACCTCGAGCAGGCCGCGCGGATCGGCGGCGCCGGACCGCTGCGGGCGGTCGGCGCCATCACGCTGCCGCTGCTGCGCCCGGCGCTGCTGTCGTCGTTCATCCTCGTCGCGGTGGGCAACCTCGCCGACTTCGGGATCCCGTCGATCATCGGGCTGCCGGAGCGCTACGTCACCGTGGCCACCCTCGTGTACCGCTACCTGCAGTCGGGCACGGTCGACGATCCGCTCGCGGTCGTGGCGACGATCGGCGTGGTGCTCCTCGTGATCGCGGTGCTCGCCCTCGTCGCCGACGCGCTGCTGGGACGCCGCGGCTGGGAGCTGGACGCCTCGGCCGCGGTGATCGAGCGGGTGCCGCTCGGCCCGGCCCGCGTGCCGGCGGCGGTCGTGATGTGGATCGTCGTGCTCGGGATCACGATGCTGCCGCTGGCGGCGCTGCTCGTGCAGACCCTGCTCAAGGCCCCCGGCGTGCCGCTCGTGTGGGAGAACCTCACGCTCGACAACCTCACCAGGGCGCTCACCTCGCAGACGGCGCTCACGGGCGCGGCCAACTCGGTTCTGCTCGCGGGCCTCGCCGCCCTCATCTGCGGCGTGCTCGGCCTGGGCATCGGCGTCGTCCTGGCGCGCACGCGCAGCCGGGCGGCGCGCGGCCTGGGCGCGGTGGCGACGGCGCCCACGGCGATCCCCGGCATCGTCATCGCGGTGGCGTGGCTCGTGCTGGCGCCGTCGCTCGGGCTGTTCAACACCCCGTGGCTGATCCTCGTGGCGTACGTCACGTCGTTCACGGCGCTCGTCGTGCAGGCGGTGGCGGCGCCGCTGTCGGCCACGCCCGCCGTCGCGGAGGAGGCCGCGCGCATCGCCGGCGCGGGTCGGCTGCGGGCGCTCATCGACATCTCGTGCCGGATGGCGCTGCCGGCCGCCGTGTCGGGCGCGGTGATCGTGGCCGTGACGGCGGTCCGCGAGCTCACGCTCTCGGTGCTCCTGCTCTCGCCCGGCTCGCAGACGCTGGGCGTGGCGATCTTCAACTTCCAGCAGGCGGGCGCCTTCAACACCGCCTCGGCGTGGTCCCTGATCGTCGCGGTGTTCGGCATCGCGTTCATCGGCCTGGCCACCCGCCGTACCCCCTGAAAGCGAGTCCCCGTGGCATCGGTCACCCTCGAATCCACCTCGGTCCAGTTCCGCGGCGGCGCGTACGGTCTGCGCGACGTCGACCTGCGCGTCGAGGACGGCGAGTTCCTGGCGCTCGTCGGCCCCTCCGGCTCGGGCAAGACGACGCTGCTGCGCAGCATCGCCGGCTTTCTCGCGCCCAGCGCCGGCCGCGTGCTGATCGGCGATCGCGTCGTCGCCGAGGGCCGGCGCATCCTGCCGCCCGAGCAGCGCGAGCTGGGGATGGTCTTCCAGCAGCACGCCGTGTGGCCGCACTGGAACGTCGGCGGCAACGTGGAGTACCCCCTGCGCCGGGCGCGCGTGGAGCGGGCGGAGCGGCGCCGGCGCGTGGCCGAGGCGCTCGAGCTCGTCGGGCTCGACGGGTACGCGCGCCGGGACCCCGCGACCCTGTCGGGCGGGCAGCGGCAGCGCGTGGCCCTGGCCCGCGCCCTCGTCTCGCGCCCGCGCGTGCTGCTGCTCGACGAGGCGCTGTCGGCCCTCGACGAGCCGCTGCGCGACCGCCTGCGTCTCGAGCTGCACGCCCTCACGCGCGAGCTGGGGCTCACGGTCATCCACGTCACGCACGACCGGGCCGAGGCGCTCGCGCTGGCCGACCGCGTCGCCGTGCTCGACGCCGGGCGCATCCAGCAGGTGGCGCGGCCCGAGGAGCTGCTGACCCGGCCCCGCACCCCGTTCGTGGCGCGGTTCCTCTCGGATGCCGCGATCGTCGGCGGCCGGGTGGAGGGCGGGGTCTTCCGCGCCACGCGCCACCCGCTGCAGGTCGCGGCGGCGCAGCCCGACGGCGACGCCGAGGCCGCGCTGCTGCCCGCGGCGGTCGAGATCCGCGCCGACGAGGCGGGGGACGGCATCGTGTGCTCGTCGCTCTTCACGCCCGACGGCAGCGATCTCGTCGTCGACTGGAGCGGGCTGACCCTGCGGGCGCGGACGATCGGCCCGCGCTTCCGTGACGGCGATCGCGTGCGGATCCACGTCGCGGGCGCCTGCGTCTTCCCGCGGGCGGACGCGGCGGTCGCCGCGTGACGCTGGCGCTGGTGCGGCACGGCCGGACGGAGTGGAACCGGCAGCGCCGCATGCAGGGCCGCGCCGACATCCCGCTCGACGACCACGGCCGCGCCCAGGCCGATGCCGCCGGGCGGCTGCTCGCGTCGGCCGTGTGGGAGCGGATCGTCACCTCGCCGCTGGAACGCGCGGCCGAGACCGCGCGCATCATCCGCTCACACCTCGGCGAGGCCGAGTGGCTGATCGACGAGGACCTCGTCGAGCGCGACTACGGCCGGGCCGAGGGCATGGCGGTGGCCGAGGCGGCCGAACGCTGGCCCGATCAGGACTATCCCGGCGCCGAGTCGCTCGCGCACGTGGCCCTGCGGGGAGCCGCCGCGCTCTCGGAGCTGCTCGACGCCGGGCGCGATGCCGTGGTCGTGGCGCACGGCACGCTGCTGCGGGTGTCGGTCGACGCGCTCACGGGACAGGTGTGCCCCCGCATCCTCAACGGCGAGGTCATCCTGCTCGACCGCGACACCACGGGCTGCCACGCGCGCCGCCTCACCGGGTGAGCGGACGCGGGGCGGGGAGCCGATCGAGAGGTCATCCCGACTCGCGAGGATGACGGCGAGGACGTCGGTCCTCGCGATCCGGGATCTCCTCGCGAGTGGGGTCCGCGCGCGAGCCGATCGGGCGGTCAGCTGGCCAGCGCGTAGCCGAAGGCGCTCGCGACGCCGGCGTTGGTGATCTGGCCGGCGCGCACGTTCAGGCCCTTCGCGAGCGCGGGGTCGGCGGCGGCGGCCGCGTCCCAGCCGCGATCGGCGATCGCCGTGATGTACGGCAGCGTGGCGTTGGTGAGCGCGCGCGTGGACGTCTCGGGCACCGCGCCCGGCATGTTCGCAACGCAGTAGTACAGGGTGTCGTGCACGGCGAAGGTCGGGGCGTCGTGGGTGGTCGCGTGCGAGCCCTCGAAGCAGCCGCCCTGATCGATCGCGATGTCCACGAGCACGGCGCCGGCCTTCATGCCGCGCACCATCTCGTCGGTGACGAGCTTGGGGGCCGCCGCGCCGGGGATGAGCACCGAGCCGATCACGAGATCGGCGTCGGCGAGGGCCCCGGCGATCGCGTAGCGCGTGGAGTAGGCGGTCTGCAGGCCGTTGCCGTAGCGGGCCTCGAGCTCGCGCAGCCGGGGCAGGCTCACATCGAGCACGGTGACCTGCGCGCCGAGCCCGAGCGCGTTGGCCGCCGCGTGCTCGCCGGCCACGCCGCCGCCGATCACGACGACCTTGCCGCGCGGCGTGCCGGCGACCCCGCCCAGCAGGGTGCCGCGCCCGCCCTGGGCGCGCATGAGGTGGTAGGAGCCGACGGCGATGGAGAGCCGGCCCGCGACCTCGCTCATCGGCGTGAGCAGGGGCAGCGATCGGTCGGGCAGCTGCACGGTCTCGTAGGCGACCGCGGTGGCGCCCGAGGCGACGAGCGCGTCGGTGAGCGGGCGAGCCGCGGCCAGGTGCAGGTAGGTGAACAGCGTGAGGTCGGGGCGGAGGTGGCCGTACTCGGCGGCGATCGGCTCCTTGACCTTCACGAGCAGCTCGGTCTCGCCCCACACATCGTCGGCGGCGGGCACGATGCGCGCCCCGGCCGCGGCGTAGTCCTCGTCGGCGATGCGGGACCCCAGGCCGGCGCCGGCCTGCACGAGCACCTCGTGGCCGCGGTGGACGAGAGCGTCGACCCCCGCGGGCGTGATGGCGACGCGATTCTCGTTGTTCTTGATCTCGGTGGGGATGCCGACGCGCATCGGGGACTCCTCGTCAGGGGGATGGTGCTGCGTTCGCGACGAGAATCGCAGATCGTTCGTTTCCGGCAGGTGACGGCCGAAGAAACTTCGTCTCATGCTCGCGAAACCCTACGATGGGCGTCATGAGCGATGCCAAGGCCGCGGCCGGCCCGAAGGATCTTCGCCCGATCGAGCTCGACGAGATCGATCAGCGGATCGTGGCGATCCTGCAGCGCGAGGGCCGCATCACGAACGCGGACCTGGCCGTCGCGCTCGACATCGCGCCGTCGACCGCCCACGCGCGCACCCGCTCGCTCGTCGAGCGCGGCGTCATCACCGGATTCCACGCGAGCGTCGACCACCGCCGCCTCGGCCGGGGCCTGCAGGCGATCATCGGGGTGACCCTGCGAGGCGGCACGCGCCACGACAGCATCGTGCGCTTCGCCGACGAGGTGCGGGTGCTGCCGCAGGTGGTGCAGCTGTTCTTCCTCGGCGGCACCGACGACTTCATGGTGCACATCGCCGTCGCCGACTCCAGCGAGGTGCGCCAGTTCGTCGTCGACAATCTCTCGACCCAGCCGTTCGTCGCCTCCACGCGCACGAGCCTCATCTTCGAGTACCACCGCAACGCGGTGGCAGCGGGCTTCAGCTGAGCACGCCTACACTGAGCCCATGGCTGACGAATCGAAGAACTCCCCGAGCGACGACGCGAAGGCGAAGTTCCGCGAGGCGCTCGAGCGGAAGAACGCCCAGAACGCCGCCAAGCACGGGGCCGCGGGCACGGCGGGCCGCCAGGCCGGCGCCATTCACGGCGTGCACGGTCCCGCGGGCGGCAAGCGGGAGTTCCGCCGCAAGTCGGGCTGACCTCGCGCCCGCCGACACCGCGCCGCCGATCACCCGGCGCCGCGCCTACGATGTCGGGATGGGCAAGAAGAAGCAGAAGGGCCCGAAGAAGACCTGCTGCAGGTCGAAGCCCCGCTGCAAGCGGTGCCCGATCCGCATGCTCGCCGAGGGTCGGCTCGACCCGGATCAGGCGCGAGAGCTCTTCGCGAAGAGCCGCAATCGCAAGCAGGCCAAGAAGGCGCACCTCGACCTGAGCGGGCTCTGAGCGATCAGCCCCGGTCGCGGTCGAGCCAGGTGCGCAGCCGCTCGAGCGGCCACGTCGTGACGATGCGATCGGCGGGCACCCCGGCGCGCTCGGCCCGCTCGGCGCCGTAGTCCAGCAGCGACAGCTGCCCCGGCGCGTGGGCGTCGCTGTCGATCGAGAACAGGCAGCCCTCCGCGAGGGCGATCGCGATGAGCTCGTCGGGCGGGTCCTGGCGCTCGGGGCGCGAGTTGATCTCGACGGCGACGCAGTGTTCGGCGCACGCGGCGAAGACGGCGCGGGCGTCGAACTCCGACGGCGGTCGCGTGCCGCGGGAGCCCTCCACGAGCCGCCCCGTGCAGTGGCCGAGCACGTCGGTGCGCGGGTTGCGCACGGCGGCGAGCATCCGCCGCGTCATGCCCGCCGCATCCATGCGCAGCTGCGAGTGCACGCTCGCGACCACGACGTCGAGCCGCGCCAGCAGCGCATCGTCCTGGTCCAGGCCGCCGTCTGCGAGGATGTCGACCTCGATCCCGGTGAGCAGCGTGAATCCCTCGCCCGCGAACCCGGGCACGATCTCGAGCTGCCGTTCCAGCCGCTCGGCGGACAGGCCGTTCGCGACCGTCAGCCGGGGGGAGTGGTCGGTGAGCGCGAGGTACTCGTGCCCGAGGCGCCGGGCGGCGGCCGCCATGGCGTCGATCGGCGTGAGGCCATCGGACCAGTCGGAGTGCGCGTGCAGATCGCCGCGCAGCCGCTCGCGCAGCGCGCTGCGGCCCGCCACGCCGGTCCGCTCGCGCAGGTCGGCGAGGTACGACGGCACGTCGCCCGCGAGCGCCTCCTGGATCACCCGGAACGTCGACTCGCCGATCCCGGGGCGCCGCCGCAGCGCCGCCGCATCGCGCAGCTCGTCGGCGCTGAGCCCGGCGACGACGTCGGCCGCCGCCCGGAACGCCTTCGACTTGTAGCGCGACGACCGCTCGCGCTCGAGGAGATACGCGATCTCGGTGAGCGCGTCCAACGGATCCATGTGCGCCAGTCTGCCGCGAGAGCGGGGTGCGCGTCAGCCCACGGGTTTCGCGCCTTGGTCTCGACTCCGCGCTTCGCGCTCCGCTCGACGAGCCGTAACCACGCACGGCTCGTCGAGCGACCGAAGGGAGCCGAGACGGCTCGAGCGGAGCGAAGCGGAGTCGAGAGCTCCGGGGCTGTGGCCTTGGTCTCGACTCCGCGCTTCGCGCTGCGCTCGACCCGTCTCCGCTTCGCGGCTGCGCCGCTCCGGTCGACGAGCCGTGGTGCTTGCGGCTCATCACGAGGGATAACCACCAGGGCCGGAGCGCAGCGGAGTCGAGAGCTCCGGGCCTGTGGCCTTGGTCTCGACTCCGCGCTTCGCGTTGCGCTCGACCCGTCTCCGCTCCGCGGCCGCGCCGCTCCGGTCGACGAGCCGTAACTCTCACGGCTCATCACGAGCGATAACCACCCGGGCTCGTCGAGCGAAGTGAGCGCAGCGAACGCAGCCGAGACGGCTCGAGCGAGCGGAGCGAGTCGAGAGCTCCGGGGCGAGTTACTCCGCGGAGCCGCCCTCGAGCATCCAGACGATGCCGAAGCGGTCGGTCAGCTGGCCGAACCAGCTGCCCCACGGCGCGGGCTCGAACGGCAGCGCCACCGTGCCGCCCTCGCCGAGCTTCTGGAACAGGCCCTCGAGCTCGGCCTGGTCGTCGCCGTAGAGGCAGATCTCGACGTTGCCGCTCGTGCGCGATTCGGGCCCGTCGGCCGCCATGAGCGTGATGCCGTTGTCGAGCTCGAGCTGCCCGTGCATCACCCAGTCGGGCTCGCCCGGGGCCTCCTCCATCGGC
This genomic interval from Microbacterium sediminis contains the following:
- a CDS encoding ABC transporter substrate-binding protein; this translates as MSHLRTATPFVALGLAALTLAGCTSAPAPADTPEAAASDAAAEPATITLYTSEPDEKAAELVAAFNEVHPEITVEVFRAGTGDLTTRVAAEQEAGDIQADVFLAADAPTFEGYAADDLLLEYTPAHIDAINPDVVDPEGFYVGTRIIPTIIAYNTSIISEAPESWQSLTDPTYADQIVMPNPDVSGAAAFNASVWLNTPELGEQWLEDLAANNPVIADSNGPVSQAVATGAQPVGIVVDYLIRELAEQGSPVAVAYPSEGVPYVSQPVGIFADTDEPEASKLFVDFLVSEEGQKLAVEQSYLPVRNDVGTPEGAPSMDDIAILPQDLEQIGSTQDAAVELFRSLFL
- a CDS encoding ABC transporter ATP-binding protein; this encodes MASVTLESTSVQFRGGAYGLRDVDLRVEDGEFLALVGPSGSGKTTLLRSIAGFLAPSAGRVLIGDRVVAEGRRILPPEQRELGMVFQQHAVWPHWNVGGNVEYPLRRARVERAERRRRVAEALELVGLDGYARRDPATLSGGQRQRVALARALVSRPRVLLLDEALSALDEPLRDRLRLELHALTRELGLTVIHVTHDRAEALALADRVAVLDAGRIQQVARPEELLTRPRTPFVARFLSDAAIVGGRVEGGVFRATRHPLQVAAAQPDGDAEAALLPAAVEIRADEAGDGIVCSSLFTPDGSDLVVDWSGLTLRARTIGPRFRDGDRVRIHVAGACVFPRADAAVAA
- a CDS encoding DUF5302 domain-containing protein; the protein is MADESKNSPSDDAKAKFREALERKNAQNAAKHGAAGTAGRQAGAIHGVHGPAGGKREFRRKSG
- a CDS encoding histidine phosphatase family protein; amino-acid sequence: MTLALVRHGRTEWNRQRRMQGRADIPLDDHGRAQADAAGRLLASAVWERIVTSPLERAAETARIIRSHLGEAEWLIDEDLVERDYGRAEGMAVAEAAERWPDQDYPGAESLAHVALRGAAALSELLDAGRDAVVVAHGTLLRVSVDALTGQVCPRILNGEVILLDRDTTGCHARRLTG
- a CDS encoding Lrp/AsnC family transcriptional regulator; the encoded protein is MSDAKAAAGPKDLRPIELDEIDQRIVAILQREGRITNADLAVALDIAPSTAHARTRSLVERGVITGFHASVDHRRLGRGLQAIIGVTLRGGTRHDSIVRFADEVRVLPQVVQLFFLGGTDDFMVHIAVADSSEVRQFVVDNLSTQPFVASTRTSLIFEYHRNAVAAGFS
- the ald gene encoding alanine dehydrogenase; this encodes MRVGIPTEIKNNENRVAITPAGVDALVHRGHEVLVQAGAGLGSRIADEDYAAAGARIVPAADDVWGETELLVKVKEPIAAEYGHLRPDLTLFTYLHLAAARPLTDALVASGATAVAYETVQLPDRSLPLLTPMSEVAGRLSIAVGSYHLMRAQGGRGTLLGGVAGTPRGKVVVIGGGVAGEHAAANALGLGAQVTVLDVSLPRLRELEARYGNGLQTAYSTRYAIAGALADADLVIGSVLIPGAAAPKLVTDEMVRGMKAGAVLVDIAIDQGGCFEGSHATTHDAPTFAVHDTLYYCVANMPGAVPETSTRALTNATLPYITAIADRGWDAAAAADPALAKGLNVRAGQITNAGVASAFGYALAS
- a CDS encoding VOC family protein codes for the protein MGFKAAPYMGFNGQAADALAFYQGVFGGKLDITRYSEMPMEEAPGEPDWVMHGQLELDNGITLMAADGPESRTSGNVEICLYGDDQAELEGLFQKLGEGGTVALPFEPAPWGSWFGQLTDRFGIVWMLEGGSAE
- a CDS encoding PHP domain-containing protein, giving the protein MDPLDALTEIAYLLERERSSRYKSKAFRAAADVVAGLSADELRDAAALRRRPGIGESTFRVIQEALAGDVPSYLADLRERTGVAGRSALRERLRGDLHAHSDWSDGLTPIDAMAAAARRLGHEYLALTDHSPRLTVANGLSAERLERQLEIVPGFAGEGFTLLTGIEVDILADGGLDQDDALLARLDVVVASVHSQLRMDAAGMTRRMLAAVRNPRTDVLGHCTGRLVEGSRGTRPPSEFDARAVFAACAEHCVAVEINSRPERQDPPDELIAIALAEGCLFSIDSDAHAPGQLSLLDYGAERAERAGVPADRIVTTWPLERLRTWLDRDRG
- a CDS encoding ABC transporter permease, encoding MSAAPRVAAGSVTHRARGLAVRRFDGVDALTIALWAACGAFVLLPIAAILRLAGDGRQLAVLLQGDVLEAAGNSFVSATVSALLSVAVGTVFSLLLDRTDLPGRTALRLLALSPMLMPPFVGAIAWLGILGPTSPINLWWRERFGTPLWSLYGGDGVIMLLTVHSYPIAMLIVSAALRRIPSDLEQAARIGGAGPLRAVGAITLPLLRPALLSSFILVAVGNLADFGIPSIIGLPERYVTVATLVYRYLQSGTVDDPLAVVATIGVVLLVIAVLALVADALLGRRGWELDASAAVIERVPLGPARVPAAVVMWIVVLGITMLPLAALLVQTLLKAPGVPLVWENLTLDNLTRALTSQTALTGAANSVLLAGLAALICGVLGLGIGVVLARTRSRAARGLGAVATAPTAIPGIVIAVAWLVLAPSLGLFNTPWLILVAYVTSFTALVVQAVAAPLSATPAVAEEAARIAGAGRLRALIDISCRMALPAAVSGAVIVAVTAVRELTLSVLLLSPGSQTLGVAIFNFQQAGAFNTASAWSLIVAVFGIAFIGLATRRTP